One window of Parus major isolate Abel chromosome 12, Parus_major1.1, whole genome shotgun sequence genomic DNA carries:
- the RHO gene encoding rhodopsin isoform X1, whose amino-acid sequence MNGTEGQDFYVPMSNKTGVVRSPFEYPQYYLAEPWKFSALAAYMFMLILLGFPINFLTLYVTIQHKKLRTPLNYILLNLAVADLFMVFGGFTTTMYTSMNGYFVFGVTGCYIEGFFATLGGEIALWSLVVLAIERYVVVCKPMSNFRFGENHAIMGVAFSWIMALACAAPPLFGWSRYIPEGMQCSCGIDYYTLKPEVNNESFVIYMFVVHFMIPLSIIFFCYGNLVCTVKEVGTARCSGQQGYPCPQCWEGAHTRLKNGDSEGPPGASLAIHEEGNSKLQMCSLTTMSPDLVFLLVQHTLAPSHFHSLLPTGCRPAAGVCHHPEGRERSDSHGHHHGHLLPDLLGPLCQRRVLHLHQPGIRLRAHLHDHPGILCQELGHLQPCDLHRNEQTVP is encoded by the exons ATGAACGGGACAGAAGGCCAAGACTTCTACGTGCCCATGTCCAACAAGACTGGGGTGGTGAGGAGCCCCTTTGAGTACCCCCAGTATTACCTGGCTGAGCCTTGGAAGTTCTCAGCGCTGGCTGCCTACATGTTCATGTTGATTCTGCTCGGCTTCCCCATCAACTTCCTCACGCTCTACGTCACCATCCAGCACAAGAAGCTCCGGACACCTCTCAACTACATCCTTCTGAACCTGGCAGTCGCCGACCTCTTCATGGTATTTGGAGGCTTCACAACCACTATGTACACCTCCATGAATGGGTACTTTGTCTTTGGAGTAACAGGGTGCTACATCGAAGGCTTCTTTGCCACACTGGGCG GTGAAATTGCTCTCTGGTCACTGGTTGTCCTGGCTATCGAAAGATACGTTGTGGTCTGCAAGCCCATGAGCAACTTCCGCTTTGGGGAGAACCATGCCATCATGGGTGTTGCCTTCTCCTGGATCATGGCCTTGGCCTGTGCAGCTCCCCCACTTTTCGGCTGGTCCAG GTACATCCCCGAGGGCATGCAGTGCTCGTGCGGGATCGACTACTACACTCTGAAGCCAGAGGTCAACAATGAATCTTTTGTCATCTACATGTTTGTGGTTCACTTCATGATCCCGCTATCGatcattttcttctgctatgGGAACCTGGTTTGCACTGTCAAGGAGGTGGGTACCGCCAGATGCAGTGGCCAACAGGGCTacccctgtccccagtgctgggaaggggCCCACACCAGGCTCAAGAACGGTGACAGTGAGGGCCCTCCAGGGGCCAGCCTGGCCATCCATGAGGAGGGAAATAGTAAACTTCAGATGTGCAGCTTGACTACCATGAGCCCTGACCTTGTGTTCCTACTGGTGCAGCACACGCTGGCTCCGTCGCATTTCCATTCCCTTCTGCCCACAGGCTGCCGCCCAGCAGCAGGAGTCTGCCACCACccagaaggcagagaaagaagtgACTCGCATGGTCATCATCATGGTCATCTCCTTCCTGATCTGCTGGGTCCCCTATGCCAGCGTCGCGTTCTACATCTTCACCAACCAGGGATCAGACTTCGGGCCCATCTTCATGACCATCCCGGCATTCTTTGCCAAGAGCTCGGCCATCTACAACCCTGTGATCTACATCGTAATGAACAAACAG TTCCGTAA
- the LOC107210249 gene encoding histone H1oo isoform X2, whose product MEPQLAAKAAGIAQRCQAQHPPTLQMIKEALRAHDEKKGASVVAIKRFILAKYPTVDPIRLKYMLKQALSKGLSCGDLVRPHNSSAVGATGTFKKSRHKQQPGQADPDRGQTPKPGQEGTTKAPQAPVAGARQRGATKQQPTATKQQPKVKPVKAQPRAAEKPRSDRAKHPQSAGRSRARGPGPSGPPSQRQGPRKGHSGPSTARAAENAGGTDSDSSASAGAKGPQKAPKGKSKGKVPKGAQQDAPKAQGGQDQAKKPRATPGAGQGKARLKKAVPVAADRKAP is encoded by the exons ATGGAGCCTCAGCTGG CAGCCAAAGCTGCTGGCATAGCCCAGCGCTGTCAGGCCCAGCACCCTCCAACCCTGCAGATGATCAAGGAGGCGCTGCGGGCCCATGATGAGAAGAAGGGTGCCTCTGTTGTTGCCATCAAGCGTTTCATCCTGGCCAAGTACCCCACTGTGGATCCCATCCGCCTCAAGTACATGCTGAAGCAGGCGCTGAGTAAggggctgagctgtggggaCCTGGTGCGGCCCCACAACTCTTCTGCTGTGGGGGCCACTGGCACCTTCAAg AAATCACGGCACAAGCAGCAGCCGGGCCAGGCAGATCCTGACAGAGGACAGACCCCAAAGCCAGGACAGGAAGGGACCACCAAGGCTCCCCAGGCCCCCGTGGCAGGAGCACGACAGCGAG GTGCCACCAAGCAGCAGCCAACAGCCACCAAGCAGCAGCCAAAGGTGAAGCCCGTGAAG GCCCAGCCACGAGCAGCAGAGAAGCCCAGGAGTGACAGAGCGAAGCATCCCCAGTCTGCTGGCCGGTCCCGGGCTCGTGGCCCAGGGCCTTCAGGGCCCCCCAGCCAACGGCAGGGCCCCCGGAAAGGACACTCGGGACCCAGCACAGCTCGGGCTGCTGAGAATGCAGGAGGGACTGATAGCGACAGTTCTGCAAGTGCTGGGGCAAAGGGGCCCCAAAAGGCCCCCAAGGGAAAGAGCAAGGGGAAGGTGCCCAAGGGGGCACAGCAGGATGCCCCCAAGGCACAGGGAGGTCAAGATCAAGCAAAGAAGCCCCGGGCGACTCCAGGAGCTGGGCAAGGGAAGGCCAGGCTGAAGAAGGCAGTCCCCGTGGCAGCAGACAGAAAGGCCCCATAG
- the LOC107210249 gene encoding histone H1oo isoform X1 produces the protein MEPQLAAKAAGIAQRCQAQHPPTLQMIKEALRAHDEKKGASVVAIKRFILAKYPTVDPIRLKYMLKQALSKGLSCGDLVRPHNSSAVGATGTFKLALKKSRHKQQPGQADPDRGQTPKPGQEGTTKAPQAPVAGARQRGATKQQPTATKQQPKVKPVKAQPRAAEKPRSDRAKHPQSAGRSRARGPGPSGPPSQRQGPRKGHSGPSTARAAENAGGTDSDSSASAGAKGPQKAPKGKSKGKVPKGAQQDAPKAQGGQDQAKKPRATPGAGQGKARLKKAVPVAADRKAP, from the exons ATGGAGCCTCAGCTGG CAGCCAAAGCTGCTGGCATAGCCCAGCGCTGTCAGGCCCAGCACCCTCCAACCCTGCAGATGATCAAGGAGGCGCTGCGGGCCCATGATGAGAAGAAGGGTGCCTCTGTTGTTGCCATCAAGCGTTTCATCCTGGCCAAGTACCCCACTGTGGATCCCATCCGCCTCAAGTACATGCTGAAGCAGGCGCTGAGTAAggggctgagctgtggggaCCTGGTGCGGCCCCACAACTCTTCTGCTGTGGGGGCCACTGGCACCTTCAAg TTAGCACTGAAGAAATCACGGCACAAGCAGCAGCCGGGCCAGGCAGATCCTGACAGAGGACAGACCCCAAAGCCAGGACAGGAAGGGACCACCAAGGCTCCCCAGGCCCCCGTGGCAGGAGCACGACAGCGAG GTGCCACCAAGCAGCAGCCAACAGCCACCAAGCAGCAGCCAAAGGTGAAGCCCGTGAAG GCCCAGCCACGAGCAGCAGAGAAGCCCAGGAGTGACAGAGCGAAGCATCCCCAGTCTGCTGGCCGGTCCCGGGCTCGTGGCCCAGGGCCTTCAGGGCCCCCCAGCCAACGGCAGGGCCCCCGGAAAGGACACTCGGGACCCAGCACAGCTCGGGCTGCTGAGAATGCAGGAGGGACTGATAGCGACAGTTCTGCAAGTGCTGGGGCAAAGGGGCCCCAAAAGGCCCCCAAGGGAAAGAGCAAGGGGAAGGTGCCCAAGGGGGCACAGCAGGATGCCCCCAAGGCACAGGGAGGTCAAGATCAAGCAAAGAAGCCCCGGGCGACTCCAGGAGCTGGGCAAGGGAAGGCCAGGCTGAAGAAGGCAGTCCCCGTGGCAGCAGACAGAAAGGCCCCATAG
- the RHO gene encoding rhodopsin isoform X2, translated as MNGTEGQDFYVPMSNKTGVVRSPFEYPQYYLAEPWKFSALAAYMFMLILLGFPINFLTLYVTIQHKKLRTPLNYILLNLAVADLFMVFGGFTTTMYTSMNGYFVFGVTGCYIEGFFATLGGEIALWSLVVLAIERYVVVCKPMSNFRFGENHAIMGVAFSWIMALACAAPPLFGWSRYIPEGMQCSCGIDYYTLKPEVNNESFVIYMFVVHFMIPLSIIFFCYGNLVCTVKEAAAQQQESATTQKAEKEVTRMVIIMVISFLICWVPYASVAFYIFTNQGSDFGPIFMTIPAFFAKSSAIYNPVIYIVMNKQFRNCMITTLCCGKNPLGDEDTSAGKTETSSVSTSQVSPA; from the exons ATGAACGGGACAGAAGGCCAAGACTTCTACGTGCCCATGTCCAACAAGACTGGGGTGGTGAGGAGCCCCTTTGAGTACCCCCAGTATTACCTGGCTGAGCCTTGGAAGTTCTCAGCGCTGGCTGCCTACATGTTCATGTTGATTCTGCTCGGCTTCCCCATCAACTTCCTCACGCTCTACGTCACCATCCAGCACAAGAAGCTCCGGACACCTCTCAACTACATCCTTCTGAACCTGGCAGTCGCCGACCTCTTCATGGTATTTGGAGGCTTCACAACCACTATGTACACCTCCATGAATGGGTACTTTGTCTTTGGAGTAACAGGGTGCTACATCGAAGGCTTCTTTGCCACACTGGGCG GTGAAATTGCTCTCTGGTCACTGGTTGTCCTGGCTATCGAAAGATACGTTGTGGTCTGCAAGCCCATGAGCAACTTCCGCTTTGGGGAGAACCATGCCATCATGGGTGTTGCCTTCTCCTGGATCATGGCCTTGGCCTGTGCAGCTCCCCCACTTTTCGGCTGGTCCAG GTACATCCCCGAGGGCATGCAGTGCTCGTGCGGGATCGACTACTACACTCTGAAGCCAGAGGTCAACAATGAATCTTTTGTCATCTACATGTTTGTGGTTCACTTCATGATCCCGCTATCGatcattttcttctgctatgGGAACCTGGTTTGCACTGTCAAGGAG GCTGCCGCCCAGCAGCAGGAGTCTGCCACCACccagaaggcagagaaagaagtgACTCGCATGGTCATCATCATGGTCATCTCCTTCCTGATCTGCTGGGTCCCCTATGCCAGCGTCGCGTTCTACATCTTCACCAACCAGGGATCAGACTTCGGGCCCATCTTCATGACCATCCCGGCATTCTTTGCCAAGAGCTCGGCCATCTACAACCCTGTGATCTACATCGTAATGAACAAACAG TTCCGTAACTGCATGATCACAACCCTCTGCTGTGGCAAGAACCCACTGGGTGACGAGGACACCTCTGCTGGCAAGACAGAGACCTCCTCCGTCTCCACCAGCCAGGTCTCTCCCGCATAG